TCTGGGTGCTTCACTTTGGAGAAACTGTTTCAGCAGCCTTCATAAAAGGTTTCCCCCTCCAGCTAGTGTAAACTGAACTTGGAAATCTGAATTTTGTGAAGGGTTGATGTCTGGGACCCAGGTTCTGGGAAGACCcctgggagggggcagggattAGCTGTACTCTAAAATTCAAGGACTTCTTTAAGTTTTTCTAGAGTGAACACCAGCAGAAAAGCCCTGTTTAGTGGAGATTGAGCGCCAACAATCCAGTTTAAGACTCTGGCTTCCTTGGCTCTCCaaatagtggtgtgtgtgtgtgtgtgtgtgtgtgtgtgtgtgtgtgtgtgtgtgtgttttcctttttttgagcCCGGTGAATCAGGTGCCCCAGAAGCCCCCAGGGTCCACAGAAGCGTGGATCTTCCTTTCCTAACTGCTGAAActcatttctcctctctcttctctccctccatttcctctctctctctctctctctctctctctctctctctctctctctctctctctctcttctttcttggtCTGTGGTTGCTTCAGGGCTCTCAGTATGAACTCAAGGACAACCCAGGGGTGCACCCAGCCACCTTCGCAGCCCACACAACGCCTGCTTATTATCCTTATGGCCAGTTCCAATACGGGGATCCCGGGCGACCTAAAAACGCCACCCGTGAGAGCACCAGCACGTTGAAAGCCTGGCTCAACGAGCACCGCAAGAACCCGTACCCCACCAAGGGAGAGAAGATCATGCTGGCCATCATCACCAAGATGACCCTCACACAGGTCTCCACCTGGTTCGCCAATGCGCGCCGCCGCCTCAAGAAGGAGAACAAGGTGACTTGGGGGGCGCGCAGCAAGGACCAGGAAGACGGCACCCTCTTTGGCAGCGACACAGAGGGCGACCCGGAGAAGACCGAGGACGATGAGGAGATCGACCTGGAGAGCATTGACATCGACCAGATCGACGAGCGTGATGGCGACCAGAGCAATGAAGATGAGGAGGACAAGGCTGAAGTTCCTAGGGCACGCGGAGCCCCTCCCTCCCTAGCTCGGGACCAGAGCTCACCCTTGTCGGCCGCGGAGGCACTCAAGTCCCAAGATTCGCCCTTGGGCCTGCCTAAGGAAGTCTCAGAGCCCGGCAGCACGCGCCTGCTGAGTCCTGGCGCCTCAGCGGTAGGCCTGCAGGGCGCGCCGAATAGCAAGCCCAAGATCTGGTCGCTGGCTGAGACAGCCACTAGCCCCGACGGCGTGCCCAAGgcatctccaccaccaccctccagCCATCCTAGCTCGCACGGGCCTCCCAGCGGCGCGCCTCTTCAACACCCGGCCTTTCTGCCCAGCCACGGACTGTACACCTGCCACATAGGCAAGTTTTCCAACTGGACCAACGGCGCGTTCCTCGCACAGGGCTCGCTGCTGAACATGCGTTCCTTCCTGGGCGTTGGAGCGCCACACGCCGCACCACACGGCCCACACCTGCCCGCACCACCACCTCCGCAGCCGCCTGTCCAGGTTGCCACTGGGGTACTCCACGGTGACAAGGCCTCCGCCCGTAGCAGTCCTGCGCTTCCAGGTACCTAGCCAAAAGGTTGCATTTACTTGGTGTCAGACAAGGGATAGTGTCAGTGGTGGTGGGTAGGAGTGACTATTAATGCAAGTAGCTAGGCCTAGGTCTCTCTGAGGTGCTGACTTGTACCTATGTATGGGCTTGTCCCAGGGAGGGGTAGGGACAGACGTTGGTCGCATGAAATGAGCCTTAGCGAGGACTCTGGGCATAGGGGTTCTTCCAACCGGCTCACCCCACTACCTATACCTCTCTCTTAACCCTGCGCATCTTCTGTTCCCTCGCAGAGAGAGACCTAGTCCCCAGGTCGGATTCGCCCCCACAGCAGTTAAAGTCACCCTTCCAGCCTGTGCGCGACAAGTGAgtgctttttgctttttgccCTGGGGCGGGATGGAGCAAAGCTGGGGTGGTAGTGAGGGTTCTGTCCTGTCGTCTTAATTGGAGTAATTGGATAGCACTATCCATCTAGCTCGGTCCAATTCTCAGGAGCAGGGAGTCTGATGGGCGGCGGTCTAGCTCCAGCCCCTGCTCTGCTATGTCTACTTATTGTTGGTGTCTTGATATGTCTACTTATTGCTGGTGTCTTCTTGCTGTGTTTCTCATACAGCTCGCTGGCCCCGCAGGAGGGAACGCCTCGGATCCTTGCAGCCCTCCCATCTGCTTGATTAAGGGTCGCCTTTTACTTTTgcgagggaggggaggggggaggggttgggggagggaggagacgAGGGAGGAATTAAGACAAATATTTGAGACTTGTGTAAGGGACAAACGTGACGGCGGCGTCAGCGATTCTCACGCATTGCTCTCTGCAGAAAGGGGCTCATCCCGCCTAAGCGCTCGAGGGGTGGGCAGTCTCTGCCTGCTGCTCGGGTTGATTATCCGATTCGGTAAATCCGCCCCCTCTACCCACCCGtgtttgtgtcttcttttcattgtttctttttttcccctctccctttctgtatATAGCGTGATTTCAGATTGTAAATAGCGCGTCAGCGAACTTGTTTAAATCATATATTTTTGTCTAATAAACTAAATGAAATAATGCCCACGCTGCTGCAGCTGTTTGTCCCTGTGCTCATGCGTTTTGGGGGGAGGTAAGGGTGTGTGCTATCTTGAAATCCTGGGCAGAGCCCAGGGGCCCATGGTTATGCCAAAGCGGTTCCTTTGGGAGTAGGGCCTTGGAACAGCGTTAACACCAAATAAACTACTGTGTCAGGCATATACAGTCCTTCCgtggtcgtggtggtggtggtggtggtggtggtggtggtggtggtggtggtggtggtggttgaatTGGTTCATTTTGCTCCTAGGCCAATTTCTTGTTGGCAGTTTAATTCTTTGCCACGCTTAGACAAGCATTTATCTGGAGCAGCCTTTCTCAGAACGTAAGTGGGTTCAATTTTAGGCAGTTTACAAAAACGATGTTTTAAAGTGGATCAAAATGGGGGAAAA
Above is a window of Microtus pennsylvanicus isolate mMicPen1 chromosome 6, mMicPen1.hap1, whole genome shotgun sequence DNA encoding:
- the Irx1 gene encoding iroquois-class homeodomain protein IRX-1, yielding MSFPQLGYPQYLSAAGPGAYGGERPGVLAAAAAAAAAASSGRPGTAELGAGAGAAAVTSVLGMYAAAGPYAGAPNYSAFLPYAADLSLFSQMGSQYELKDNPGVHPATFAAHTTPAYYPYGQFQYGDPGRPKNATRESTSTLKAWLNEHRKNPYPTKGEKIMLAIITKMTLTQVSTWFANARRRLKKENKVTWGARSKDQEDGTLFGSDTEGDPEKTEDDEEIDLESIDIDQIDERDGDQSNEDEEDKAEVPRARGAPPSLARDQSSPLSAAEALKSQDSPLGLPKEVSEPGSTRLLSPGASAVGLQGAPNSKPKIWSLAETATSPDGVPKASPPPPSSHPSSHGPPSGAPLQHPAFLPSHGLYTCHIGKFSNWTNGAFLAQGSLLNMRSFLGVGAPHAAPHGPHLPAPPPPQPPVQVATGVLHGDKASARSSPALPERDLVPRSDSPPQQLKSPFQPVRDNSLAPQEGTPRILAALPSA